The following coding sequences lie in one Microbacterium sp. XT11 genomic window:
- a CDS encoding DMT family transporter — MSGTDVGDQLVGVFQNPRLLLGIPLALAGAVFMSLGAQYQHRGVEKVERLSGADGAAGLSLDQIRRLLTRPSWIAGTLMLGLAIVCQLAALAQAPLIVVQPLGAIALVITTLLNARVSGHSPTRQSITAIACCVGGIFLFVSFAALFATEKKITDIELFTILAILLVVIIVLGACWLILRHRMRALFYVIGAGILYGFVATLAKAVINRIEAGDFEWITLVCLIALVAAGAVGAYFVQTAYSSGPPDLVIAGLTVVDPLVAVLIGMVVLGEAAAAPGWVLVIFGVAGAVAVWGVVGLARFHPQVLSESQELGITRGSDPASDPDGDTTR; from the coding sequence ATGAGCGGGACGGATGTCGGCGACCAGCTCGTCGGCGTCTTCCAAAACCCGCGACTGCTGCTCGGCATCCCGCTCGCCCTTGCTGGTGCGGTGTTCATGTCACTGGGCGCGCAGTACCAGCACCGCGGCGTGGAGAAGGTGGAGCGCCTGAGCGGAGCCGACGGTGCCGCAGGCCTCAGTCTCGATCAGATCCGCCGGCTGCTCACGCGACCGTCGTGGATCGCCGGCACCCTCATGCTTGGTCTTGCGATCGTCTGCCAGCTCGCCGCTCTTGCTCAGGCGCCGCTCATCGTCGTGCAGCCTCTCGGTGCGATCGCCCTCGTCATCACCACGCTGCTGAACGCCCGCGTGTCGGGCCATTCACCAACACGGCAGTCCATCACCGCGATCGCATGCTGTGTGGGCGGCATCTTCCTCTTCGTCTCGTTCGCGGCGCTCTTCGCCACCGAGAAGAAGATCACCGACATCGAGTTGTTCACGATCCTCGCGATCCTCCTCGTCGTCATCATCGTCCTCGGCGCGTGCTGGCTGATCCTCCGCCACCGGATGCGTGCACTGTTCTACGTCATCGGCGCCGGAATCCTCTACGGGTTCGTCGCCACGCTCGCGAAGGCTGTCATCAACCGCATCGAGGCGGGCGACTTCGAGTGGATCACGCTCGTTTGCCTCATCGCCCTCGTCGCCGCCGGCGCGGTCGGAGCGTACTTCGTGCAGACCGCGTACAGCTCTGGGCCACCAGATCTCGTGATCGCCGGTCTGACCGTCGTCGATCCTCTGGTCGCCGTGCTGATCGGCATGGTCGTGCTCGGAGAAGCCGCAGCCGCACCTGGCTGGGTGCTGGTGATCTTCGGGGTGGCCGGAGCCGTCGCAGTCTGGGGCGTGGTCGGCCTGGCACGCTTCCATCCTCAGGTTCTCAGCGAGAGCCAGGAGCTGGGCATCACGCGCGGCAGCGACCCCGCGTCGGACCCCGACGGCGACACGACGCGCTGA
- the def gene encoding peptide deformylase has translation MAVLPIRIMGDPVLHSPASPVEEITDEIRTLIADMFETMDAAPGVGLAAPQVGVPLRIYTYSYVDDDDQPWRGVLINPELWMVPLEPGDPDPDLESEGCLSFPGERFPLRRSERVRVTGADLDGSPVEIVVDGWRARIMQHEFDHLDGVLYIDRLSDGDWKTTQKIARKRGWGRPGVSWLPGVDDLEG, from the coding sequence GTGGCCGTACTTCCGATTCGCATCATGGGCGATCCCGTCCTGCACTCCCCCGCGTCTCCCGTCGAGGAGATCACCGACGAGATCCGCACGTTGATCGCGGACATGTTCGAGACGATGGACGCGGCACCAGGAGTGGGACTCGCGGCGCCGCAGGTCGGTGTGCCGCTGCGCATCTACACGTACTCCTACGTCGACGACGACGACCAGCCGTGGCGCGGCGTGCTCATCAACCCGGAGCTGTGGATGGTCCCGCTGGAGCCCGGCGATCCCGACCCCGACCTCGAGTCCGAGGGCTGCCTGTCTTTCCCTGGCGAGCGGTTCCCGCTTCGTCGATCTGAGCGGGTGCGCGTGACCGGAGCCGATCTCGACGGCTCCCCTGTCGAGATCGTGGTGGACGGATGGCGCGCCCGGATCATGCAACACGAGTTCGATCATCTCGACGGCGTGCTGTACATCGATCGCCTGTCGGACGGCGACTGGAAGACCACTCAGAAGATCGCGCGGAAACGCGGATGGGGCCGCCCCGGCGTCAGCTGGCTGCCGGGCGTCGACGACCTCGAAGGGTGA
- a CDS encoding septum formation family protein — protein MMKLRTRHALALVGSAAALSIALTGCSALNGILGGGSGDANRDEETGQVTESANIDIFSLKLGDCKMASGSGLVSDADVVPCDEPHDEEVYFEYTMPDGEYSSDAIDAASEEQCTGEAFTNFVGIGFNESELNVYPLTPTETTWNEYNDRVIQCIISDPAGQISTSLKGAAR, from the coding sequence ATGATGAAGCTGCGTACGCGCCACGCTCTGGCGCTCGTCGGATCGGCGGCAGCGCTGTCGATCGCACTGACCGGATGCAGTGCACTCAACGGCATCCTCGGCGGGGGCTCGGGAGACGCCAACCGCGACGAGGAGACCGGTCAGGTCACCGAGAGCGCCAACATCGACATCTTCTCGCTCAAGCTCGGCGACTGCAAGATGGCCAGCGGCTCCGGTCTCGTCTCCGACGCCGACGTCGTGCCGTGCGATGAGCCGCACGACGAAGAGGTGTACTTCGAGTACACGATGCCCGACGGAGAGTACTCGTCCGACGCCATCGATGCGGCATCCGAAGAGCAGTGCACGGGCGAGGCTTTCACGAACTTCGTCGGCATCGGCTTCAACGAGTCCGAGCTGAACGTCTACCCGCTCACGCCGACCGAGACCACCTGGAACGAGTACAACGACCGCGTGATCCAGTGCATCATCTCCGACCCGGCGGGTCAGATCTCCACGTCGCTCAAGGGCGCCGCGCGCTGA